The following proteins are co-located in the Citrobacter freundii ATCC 8090 = MTCC 1658 = NBRC 12681 genome:
- a CDS encoding YdbL family protein, with translation MRKQFAVALVVLSLLSSNAWALTLNEARAQGRVGETLNGYLVALQTDAETQALVSEINKARNASYQQLAESNNIPPDEVAKMAGQKLVARAKPGEYVQGINGKWLRKE, from the coding sequence ATGAGAAAACAGTTTGCAGTGGCGCTGGTCGTCCTGAGTTTACTCAGTAGCAATGCGTGGGCATTGACCCTGAATGAAGCCAGAGCTCAGGGTCGAGTAGGAGAAACGCTCAATGGCTATCTGGTTGCATTGCAAACCGATGCCGAAACGCAGGCACTGGTGAGTGAGATTAATAAAGCGCGCAACGCCAGCTATCAGCAACTGGCAGAGAGCAATAATATTCCGCCAGATGAAGTAGCAAAAATGGCCGGGCAAAAGCTGGTTGCTCGCGCTAAACCGGGTGAATATGTCCAGGGTATAAATGGTAAGTGGTTGCGGAAAGAATAA
- a CDS encoding YdbH family protein: MKGKYKAVLALLLLLILVPLTLVMTLGLWVPTLVGIWLPVGTRIALDESPRLTRHGLHIPELRYLVEDCPLARITQADLSHPSRWLLNVGTIELDSACLAKLPQTEPSPVAPKTLAEWQSMLPNTWINIDKLILSPWQEWQGKLSLSLTPSTQQLRYQGEKVKFQGRLHGQNLTVTELDVAAFEGQPPVRLVGEFTMPLVPDGLPVSGHAVATLSLPQEPTLVDAELEWQQNSGQLIVMARDNADPLLDLPWEITRQQLTISDGRWNWPYQGFPLSGRLGMKVENWQAGLENAVVSGRLNVLTHGDAGKGNAVLTLGPGKLGMDSSEMPLQLTGEAKQGDLIFYAKLPARLTGSLNDPQLAFEPGALLRSRGRVIDSLDIDEIRWPLAGVKVTQRGVDGRLQAILRAHENQMGGFELHLDGLANDFLPDAGRWQWRYWGEGSFTPMHARWDVAGKGEWHDNTLKLFDLSTGFDHLQYGTMKVENPRLVMDEPIVWVRDATKPTFSGALSLDAGNTTFTGGSVLPPSTLKFSVDGSDPTIFQFKGQLHAGAIGPVQLNGRWDGIRLRGQAWWPKQSLTVFQPLIPPDWKMKLREGELYAQVAFSAAPEQGFEAGGHGVLKGGSAWMPDNQINGVDFVLPFRFSEGAWQLGTRGPISLRIAEVVNQVTVKNIAADLQGAYPWSENNPLLLSDVSADLLGGKIIMQQLRMPQHDPALLRVQNISSSELISAVNPKQFAMSGPVSGALPLWLDNEKWIIKDGWLTNPGPMTLRIDKDTADAVVKDNMAAGAAINWLRYMEISHSWTKINLDNLGVLTMQSTVTGNSRVDGKVGTVNLNYTHEENVFTLWRSLRFGDNLQAWLEQNAALPETHCPEGKECEEQQ; this comes from the coding sequence GCCGTTCTGGCACTCCTCTTATTATTGATTCTCGTGCCGCTGACGCTAGTGATGACGCTTGGCCTGTGGGTGCCTACGTTGGTGGGTATCTGGTTACCCGTTGGAACACGCATCGCGCTGGACGAGAGCCCGCGGCTGACACGGCATGGGTTACATATACCTGAACTCCGCTATCTGGTTGAAGATTGTCCGCTAGCGCGCATTACTCAGGCGGATCTGTCTCACCCCAGCCGCTGGTTGCTGAATGTCGGGACCATCGAGCTGGACTCAGCTTGCCTGGCCAAATTGCCACAGACAGAGCCGTCGCCAGTAGCGCCCAAAACGCTGGCTGAATGGCAGTCAATGCTGCCTAATACCTGGATTAACATCGACAAACTTATTCTCTCTCCATGGCAGGAATGGCAGGGAAAACTGTCACTCTCGCTCACTCCCTCCACTCAACAGCTGCGTTACCAGGGGGAAAAAGTTAAATTCCAGGGGCGTTTGCACGGGCAAAACCTCACAGTAACTGAGCTGGATGTTGCGGCATTTGAAGGCCAGCCGCCGGTAAGACTGGTCGGTGAATTCACTATGCCACTGGTGCCCGATGGACTGCCGGTAAGCGGTCATGCGGTTGCGACGTTAAGTTTGCCGCAAGAACCTACGCTTGTGGACGCCGAACTGGAGTGGCAACAAAACAGCGGACAACTGATCGTCATGGCGCGGGATAATGCCGATCCGCTGCTTGACCTTCCGTGGGAAATAACACGCCAGCAACTGACCATCAGCGACGGACGCTGGAACTGGCCTTATCAGGGATTCCCGTTAAGTGGCCGGCTGGGCATGAAAGTTGAAAACTGGCAGGCAGGACTGGAAAACGCGGTGGTGAGTGGGCGTCTGAATGTTCTGACGCATGGCGACGCCGGTAAAGGAAATGCCGTATTAACGCTGGGGCCGGGTAAGCTTGGCATGGATAGTAGCGAGATGCCGCTACAGTTGACCGGTGAAGCGAAACAGGGCGATCTGATCTTCTACGCGAAATTACCCGCGAGACTCACCGGAAGTCTGAACGATCCGCAATTGGCTTTCGAGCCAGGGGCGCTGCTGCGCTCACGTGGGCGGGTGATTGATTCGCTGGATATTGACGAGATTCGCTGGCCGCTGGCAGGGGTAAAAGTCACGCAACGCGGTGTGGATGGGCGTCTGCAGGCTATTTTACGTGCGCATGAAAACCAGATGGGGGGCTTTGAACTGCATCTGGATGGCCTGGCAAATGATTTTCTTCCTGATGCTGGTCGTTGGCAGTGGCGATATTGGGGTGAAGGCAGCTTTACGCCGATGCATGCCCGTTGGGACGTAGCGGGTAAGGGGGAATGGCATGACAACACCCTGAAGCTATTTGATCTTTCCACCGGATTTGATCATTTGCAATACGGTACGATGAAGGTGGAAAACCCACGCCTGGTGATGGACGAACCGATAGTCTGGGTGCGGGATGCAACCAAACCGACATTTAGCGGCGCGCTGTCGCTGGACGCAGGGAACACCACCTTCACCGGGGGAAGCGTGTTACCACCATCGACGCTGAAGTTCAGCGTCGATGGTAGCGATCCGACAATCTTCCAGTTCAAAGGCCAGCTTCACGCTGGGGCGATTGGGCCCGTACAGTTGAATGGTCGTTGGGACGGTATCCGCCTGCGCGGACAGGCCTGGTGGCCAAAACAATCGCTCACCGTATTCCAACCGCTGATCCCACCTGACTGGAAAATGAAGCTACGAGAAGGTGAGCTGTATGCGCAGGTCGCGTTTTCGGCAGCCCCGGAGCAGGGCTTTGAAGCGGGCGGTCATGGAGTGTTAAAAGGCGGTAGCGCCTGGATGCCCGATAACCAAATCAACGGTGTCGATTTTGTATTGCCTTTCCGGTTTAGTGAAGGTGCATGGCAACTGGGTACGCGTGGACCTATTTCATTGCGTATTGCGGAAGTGGTGAATCAGGTGACGGTGAAAAATATCGCCGCCGATCTGCAGGGGGCATACCCCTGGAGTGAAAACAACCCGTTACTGTTGAGCGATGTCAGCGCTGACCTGCTGGGGGGCAAAATCATCATGCAGCAACTGCGGATGCCGCAGCACGATCCGGCCTTATTGCGAGTGCAGAATATCTCTTCCAGCGAGCTTATCAGTGCGGTTAACCCCAAACAGTTCGCCATGTCTGGCCCGGTCAGTGGCGCGTTGCCATTATGGCTGGATAACGAAAAATGGATCATCAAAGACGGCTGGTTGACTAATCCGGGGCCGATGACGTTGCGTATTGATAAGGACACCGCGGATGCGGTCGTCAAAGATAACATGGCGGCGGGGGCGGCCATTAACTGGCTGCGTTATATGGAAATAAGCCATTCGTGGACGAAAATAAATCTGGATAACCTCGGTGTCTTAACCATGCAGTCAACCGTGACTGGCAATAGTCGGGTGGATGGCAAAGTAGGTACAGTTAATTTGAATTATACCCACGAGGAAAACGTCTTTACGCTATGGCGCAGCTTGCGTTTTGGCGACAATTTACAGGCATGGCTTGAACAAAATGCAGCGCTGCCGGAAACCCATTGCCCGGAAGGCAAGGAATGTGAGGAACAACAATGA
- the hrpA gene encoding ATP-dependent RNA helicase HrpA, whose translation MTEQQKLTFNMLQQQLDSLMLRDRQRFARRLHGVKKVKNPDAQQAIYQEMAKEIEQAAGKVVLREAARPEISYPENLPVSQKKQDILDAIRDHQVVIVAGETGSGKTTQLPKICMELGRGVKGLIGHTQPRRLAARTVANRIAEELQTEPGGCIGYKVRFSDHVSDNTMVKLMTDGILLAEIQQDRLLMQYDTIIIDEAHERSLNIDFLLGYLKELLPRRPDLKIIITSATIDPERFSKHFNNAPIIEVSGRTYPVEVRYRPIVEDADDTERDQLQAIFDAVDELGHESQGDILIFMSGEREIRDTADALNKLDLRHTEVLPLYARLSNSEQNRVFQSHSGRRIVLATNVAETSLTVPGIKYVIDPGTARISRYSYRTKVQRLPIEPVSQASANQRKGRCGRVSEGICIRLYSEDDFLSRPEFTDPEILRTNLASVILQMTALGLGDIAAFPFVEAPDKRNIQDGVRLLEELGAITTDEQATAYKLTPLGRQLSQLPVDPRLARIVLEAQKHGCVREAMIITSALSIQDPRERPMDKQQASDEKHRRFHDKESDFLAFVNLWNYLGEQQKALSSNQFRRQCKVDFLNYLRVREWQDIYTQLRQVVKELGIPVNSEPAEYREIHVALLTGLLSHIGMKDTDKQEFTGARNARFSIFPGSGLFKKPPKWTMVAELVETSRLWGRIAARIDPEWVEPVAQHLIKRSYSEPHWERAQGAVMATEKVTVYGLPIVAARKVNYSQIDPALSRELFIRHALVEGDWQTRHAFFRDNLKLRAEVEELEHKSRRRDILVDDETMFEFYDQRISHEVVSARHFDSWWKKVSRETPDLLNFEKSMLIKEGAEKISKLDYPNFWHQGNLKLRLSYQFEPGADADGVTVHIPLPLLNQIDESGFEWQIPGLRRELVIALIKSLPKPVRRNFVPAPNYAEAFLGRVTPLELPLLDSLERELRRMTGVTVDREDWHWDQVPDHLKITFRVVDDKNKKLQEGRSLQDLKDALKGKVQETLSAVADDGIEQSGLHIWSFGRLPESYEQKRGNYKVKAWPALVDERDSVAIKLFDNPLEQQQAMWCGLRRLLLLNIPSPIKYLHEKLPNKAKLGLYFNPYGKVLDLIDDCISCGVDQLIDANGGPVWTEEGFAALHEKVRAELNDTVVEIAKQVEQILTAVFNINKRLKGRVDMTMALGLADIKAQMGGLVYRGFVTGNGFKRLGDTLRYLQAIEKRLEKLAIDPHRDRAQMLKVDTVQQSWQQWFNKLPPARREDDDVKEIRWMIEELRVSYFAQQLGTPYPISDKRILQAMDQITG comes from the coding sequence ATGACAGAACAACAAAAATTAACCTTCAACATGTTGCAGCAACAGCTGGATTCATTGATGCTGCGTGACAGACAGCGTTTTGCCCGCCGCCTGCACGGCGTGAAGAAGGTTAAAAATCCTGATGCACAACAGGCCATTTACCAGGAGATGGCGAAAGAGATTGAGCAGGCAGCCGGTAAAGTTGTGCTGCGTGAAGCGGCGCGTCCGGAAATCAGCTATCCGGAAAACCTGCCCGTCAGCCAGAAAAAACAGGATATTCTGGACGCAATTCGCGATCATCAGGTGGTGATTGTTGCTGGCGAGACCGGCTCGGGGAAAACCACCCAGTTACCCAAAATCTGTATGGAACTGGGGCGCGGGGTAAAAGGGCTGATCGGCCATACCCAACCGCGTCGTCTGGCGGCGCGCACCGTGGCGAACCGTATTGCGGAAGAGCTGCAGACCGAGCCGGGCGGCTGTATTGGTTATAAAGTTCGTTTCAGCGATCATGTCAGTGATAACACCATGGTCAAGCTGATGACGGACGGTATCCTGCTGGCGGAAATCCAGCAGGATCGACTGCTGATGCAGTACGACACCATCATCATCGATGAAGCGCATGAACGCAGTCTGAATATCGACTTTCTGCTCGGCTATCTGAAAGAACTTCTGCCGCGTCGCCCGGATCTAAAAATTATCATCACTTCGGCGACCATCGATCCTGAACGCTTTTCAAAGCATTTCAATAACGCGCCGATTATCGAAGTCTCCGGCCGAACGTATCCGGTGGAAGTGCGCTATCGCCCGATTGTTGAAGATGCAGATGACACCGAGCGTGACCAACTGCAGGCGATTTTTGATGCCGTAGATGAGTTAGGCCATGAAAGTCAGGGCGACATTCTGATCTTCATGAGCGGCGAACGTGAAATCCGTGATACCGCCGATGCCCTGAATAAACTGGATTTACGCCACACCGAAGTGTTGCCGCTGTATGCGCGTCTTTCAAACAGTGAGCAGAACCGTGTATTCCAGTCGCACAGTGGTCGCCGTATCGTGCTGGCGACCAACGTGGCAGAAACGTCGCTGACCGTTCCGGGAATCAAATACGTCATTGATCCAGGCACCGCGCGTATCAGTCGCTACAGTTACCGCACCAAAGTTCAGCGCTTGCCGATTGAACCGGTGTCGCAGGCTTCTGCCAACCAGCGTAAAGGCCGCTGTGGTCGTGTTTCGGAAGGGATCTGTATTCGTCTGTATTCCGAAGACGATTTCCTGTCGCGTCCGGAGTTTACCGACCCGGAGATCCTGCGTACCAACCTGGCATCCGTTATTTTGCAGATGACCGCGTTGGGGCTGGGCGATATCGCGGCGTTCCCGTTTGTTGAAGCGCCGGATAAGCGCAATATTCAGGACGGTGTACGCCTGCTCGAAGAGCTGGGGGCGATAACCACCGACGAACAGGCAACAGCTTACAAGTTAACGCCGTTGGGCCGTCAGCTGTCGCAACTGCCGGTGGATCCGCGTCTGGCGCGCATAGTGCTGGAAGCGCAAAAACATGGCTGCGTACGTGAGGCGATGATCATTACCTCGGCGCTGTCCATTCAGGATCCGCGCGAGCGTCCAATGGACAAGCAGCAGGCTTCCGACGAGAAGCACCGCCGTTTCCACGATAAAGAGTCTGATTTCCTCGCGTTTGTGAATCTGTGGAACTATCTCGGCGAGCAGCAAAAAGCGTTGTCGTCAAACCAGTTTCGTCGCCAGTGCAAAGTCGACTTTCTGAACTATCTGCGCGTGCGAGAGTGGCAGGATATCTACACACAACTGCGCCAGGTGGTGAAAGAGTTGGGTATTCCGGTTAACAGCGAACCTGCTGAATATCGGGAGATCCACGTCGCGTTGCTGACCGGTTTACTGTCTCATATCGGGATGAAAGATACCGATAAACAGGAGTTTACCGGGGCGCGTAACGCTCGCTTCTCGATCTTCCCGGGGTCAGGTTTATTCAAAAAACCGCCGAAGTGGACGATGGTAGCGGAGTTGGTGGAAACCAGCCGCTTGTGGGGACGCATTGCCGCGCGTATCGATCCTGAATGGGTGGAGCCGGTAGCCCAGCATCTGATCAAACGTTCATACAGTGAGCCGCACTGGGAACGCGCGCAGGGTGCTGTGATGGCGACAGAAAAAGTCACTGTCTACGGCTTACCGATTGTTGCGGCCCGTAAGGTGAATTACAGTCAGATCGATCCTGCGTTATCGCGTGAACTGTTCATTCGTCATGCGCTGGTGGAAGGTGACTGGCAAACGCGCCATGCGTTTTTCCGCGATAACCTGAAACTACGAGCGGAGGTGGAAGAGTTAGAGCACAAATCACGCCGCCGCGACATTCTCGTCGATGACGAAACGATGTTTGAGTTCTACGACCAACGTATCAGCCATGAGGTGGTTTCTGCTCGTCACTTTGATAGCTGGTGGAAAAAGGTCAGCCGTGAAACACCGGATCTGCTCAACTTTGAAAAGAGCATGCTCATCAAAGAGGGCGCGGAGAAAATCAGTAAGCTGGATTATCCGAACTTCTGGCATCAGGGTAACCTTAAGCTGCGCCTGAGCTACCAGTTCGAACCCGGAGCCGATGCGGACGGTGTGACCGTACATATTCCACTCCCGCTGCTCAACCAGATCGACGAGAGCGGTTTTGAATGGCAAATTCCGGGGCTGCGCCGTGAACTGGTGATCGCCCTGATTAAGTCGCTGCCGAAACCGGTTCGACGCAACTTTGTACCCGCACCGAACTATGCGGAAGCGTTTTTAGGCCGAGTGACGCCGCTGGAACTGCCGCTGCTGGACTCGCTGGAGCGTGAACTGCGCCGCATGACCGGCGTCACCGTTGACCGTGAAGACTGGCACTGGGATCAGGTGCCCGATCACCTAAAAATCACCTTCCGGGTGGTGGATGATAAGAACAAGAAGCTGCAGGAAGGGCGTTCGCTACAGGATTTGAAAGATGCGCTGAAGGGCAAAGTTCAGGAAACATTGTCTGCGGTGGCCGATGACGGTATCGAACAGAGTGGATTGCACATCTGGAGCTTCGGCCGGCTTCCGGAAAGTTACGAACAAAAACGCGGTAACTATAAGGTGAAAGCGTGGCCGGCGCTGGTCGATGAGCGTGACAGCGTTGCCATCAAACTGTTTGATAATCCGCTGGAACAACAGCAGGCGATGTGGTGCGGTTTACGCCGCCTGTTGCTGCTGAATATTCCTTCGCCAATCAAATATTTGCACGAGAAGCTGCCCAATAAAGCCAAGCTGGGGCTGTACTTTAACCCGTACGGTAAAGTTCTGGATTTGATTGACGACTGTATCTCCTGCGGTGTGGATCAGCTAATTGACGCCAACGGTGGTCCGGTGTGGACCGAAGAAGGCTTTGCGGCGTTGCATGAAAAAGTGCGGGCTGAACTGAACGATACGGTGGTGGAGATTGCGAAGCAGGTCGAACAGATCCTGACCGCAGTGTTTAATATCAACAAACGTCTGAAAGGGCGCGTGGATATGACCATGGCGCTGGGGCTTGCGGATATCAAAGCGCAAATGGGCGGACTGGTGTATCGAGGATTTGTTACCGGCAACGGTTTCAAACGTCTGGGCGATACGTTGCGTTATTTGCAGGCGATTGAAAAACGGCTGGAGAAACTGGCCATCGATCCGCACCGCGATCGCGCGCAGATGCTGAAAGTGGACACCGTGCAGCAGTCCTGGCAGCAGTGGTTCAATAAATTGCCGCCCGCGCGCCGCGAAGATGACGATGTCAAAGAGATCCGCTGGATGATAGAAGAGCTGCGCGTCAGCTACTTTGCCCAGCAGCTTGGCACGCCGTATCCGATTTCGGATAAGCGTATCCTGCAGGCAATGGATCAGATTACGGGTTAA
- a CDS encoding YnbE family lipoprotein, whose amino-acid sequence MKTIAAMLGLLASSLLVGCTPRIEVAAPKEPITINMNVKIEHEIHIKVDKDVESLLKSRSDLF is encoded by the coding sequence ATGAAAACGATAGCTGCCATGCTGGGTCTGCTGGCTTCATCTCTGCTGGTAGGGTGCACTCCCAGAATCGAAGTGGCTGCGCCAAAAGAGCCCATCACCATTAATATGAACGTCAAAATCGAGCATGAGATCCATATCAAAGTTGATAAAGACGTCGAAAGCTTATTGAAATCGCGCAGCGATTTGTTCTGA
- the azoR gene encoding FMN-dependent NADH-azoreductase has protein sequence MSKVLVLKSSILAGYSQSGQLSDYFVEQWREKHSADEITIRDLAANPVPVLDGELVGAMRPSDTPLTPRQQEALALSDELIAELKAHDVIVIAAPMYNFNIPTQLKNYFDLIARAGVTFRYTEKGPEGLVMGKRAVVLTSRGGIHKDTPTDLITPYLNVFLGFIGITDVNVVFAEGIAYGPEVASKAQSDAKAAIDSVVAA, from the coding sequence ATGAGCAAGGTATTAGTTCTTAAATCCAGTATTCTGGCAGGGTACTCTCAGTCTGGTCAGTTGTCTGATTATTTTGTTGAACAGTGGCGTGAAAAGCACTCTGCTGATGAAATCACTATCCGTGACCTGGCTGCAAATCCTGTACCGGTACTGGATGGCGAACTGGTGGGTGCGATGCGCCCGAGCGATACACCGCTGACACCGCGTCAGCAGGAAGCGCTGGCGCTGTCCGATGAGCTGATTGCTGAGCTGAAAGCGCATGATGTGATTGTTATCGCCGCGCCGATGTACAACTTCAACATCCCAACGCAGTTGAAAAACTACTTTGACCTGATTGCCCGCGCTGGTGTGACTTTCCGTTATACCGAGAAAGGCCCGGAAGGTCTGGTGATGGGTAAACGCGCTGTGGTGCTGACCAGCCGTGGTGGTATCCATAAAGATACACCAACCGACCTGATCACGCCGTACCTGAACGTATTCCTGGGCTTTATCGGCATCACCGACGTGAATGTCGTCTTTGCTGAAGGTATTGCTTACGGCCCGGAAGTGGCGTCTAAAGCACAATCCGACGCGAAAGCCGCTATCGACAGCGTAGTTGCTGCCTGA